From Vibrio crassostreae, one genomic window encodes:
- a CDS encoding phosphoribulokinase → MSAKHPIIAVTGSSGAGTTTTSEAFRKMFNMMDVKAAWVEGDSFHRFTRPEMDVEIRKAREQGKHISYFGPQANDFGALEEFFRKYGNEGTGKVRSYLHTFDEAVPYNQMPGTFTPWQEIPENSDVMFYEGLHGGVVDGDINVSQHVDLLIGMVPIVNLEWIQKFVRDTRDRGHSREAVMDSIVRSMDDYLNYITPQFSRTHINFQRVPTVDTSNPLNAKGIPSLDESFVVIRLRGIKNVDFPYLLAMIDGSFMSRHNTLVVPGGKMSFAMELIVRPILQQLIETGKIG, encoded by the coding sequence ATGTCCGCTAAACATCCAATTATTGCGGTGACGGGTTCATCTGGAGCCGGCACCACCACTACCTCAGAAGCCTTCCGCAAAATGTTCAATATGATGGACGTGAAGGCAGCTTGGGTTGAAGGGGATAGTTTCCATCGCTTCACACGTCCAGAGATGGATGTCGAGATCCGTAAAGCGCGCGAGCAAGGTAAGCACATCAGCTACTTTGGTCCTCAAGCCAACGACTTTGGTGCGCTAGAAGAGTTCTTCCGTAAATACGGTAACGAAGGTACAGGTAAAGTAAGAAGCTACCTGCACACCTTTGATGAAGCCGTGCCTTACAATCAAATGCCGGGCACCTTCACGCCATGGCAAGAGATCCCGGAAAATTCCGATGTGATGTTTTACGAAGGCTTGCACGGCGGTGTGGTTGATGGCGACATTAACGTTTCTCAACACGTCGATTTGCTGATCGGCATGGTGCCCATCGTAAACCTAGAGTGGATTCAAAAATTCGTTCGTGACACTCGCGATCGTGGTCACTCACGCGAAGCGGTAATGGACTCCATTGTTCGTTCAATGGATGATTACCTCAACTACATTACCCCGCAATTTTCGCGCACTCACATAAACTTTCAGCGTGTTCCAACCGTAGATACATCGAACCCACTTAACGCCAAAGGAATTCCAAGTTTAGACGAAAGCTTCGTAGTTATACGTTTGCGTGGCATCAAAAACGTCGATTTCCCCTACCTTCTGGCTATGATTGATGGCTCGTTTATGTCTCGTCATAACACACTAGTGGTACCAGGCGGCAAGATGAGTTTTGCTATGGAGCTCATTGTGAGGCCAATCCTGCAACAACTTATCGAAACCGGAAAAATAGGTTAA
- the crp gene encoding cAMP-activated global transcriptional regulator CRP, which translates to MVLGKPQTDPTLEWFLSHCHIHKYPSKSTLIHAGEKAETLYYIVKGSVAVLIKDEEGKEMILSYLNQGDFIGELGLFEEDQERTAWVRAKSPCEVAEISFKKFRQLIQVNPDILMRLSAQMANRLQVTSQKVGDLAFLDVTGRIAQTLLNLAKQPDAMTHPDGMQIKITRQEIGQIVGCSRETVGRILKMLEEQNLISAHGKTIVVYGTR; encoded by the coding sequence ATGGTTCTAGGTAAACCTCAAACCGATCCAACATTAGAGTGGTTCCTTTCACACTGTCATATTCATAAGTACCCTTCAAAAAGTACTTTGATTCATGCTGGTGAAAAGGCAGAAACCTTGTACTACATCGTTAAAGGTTCTGTGGCAGTTCTTATCAAAGACGAAGAAGGTAAGGAAATGATTCTTTCTTACCTAAACCAAGGCGACTTCATCGGTGAGCTTGGCTTGTTCGAAGAAGACCAAGAGCGTACTGCTTGGGTTCGTGCTAAATCTCCTTGTGAAGTAGCTGAAATTTCTTTCAAGAAATTCCGTCAACTTATCCAAGTGAACCCAGATATCCTAATGCGTCTTTCAGCGCAAATGGCAAACCGTCTACAAGTAACTAGCCAAAAGGTTGGTGACTTAGCGTTCCTTGACGTAACAGGTCGTATCGCTCAAACGCTACTAAACCTAGCGAAACAGCCAGATGCAATGACTCACCCTGACGGCATGCAAATCAAGATCACTCGTCAAGAGATTGGCCAGATCGTTGGTTGTTCTCGTGAGACAGTTGGTCGTATCTTGAAGATGCTAGAAGAGCAGAACCTAATTTCTGCACACGGTAAAACTATCGTGGTATACGGCACTCGTTAA
- a CDS encoding DUF1338 domain-containing protein, producing MTPDLLFKSLWDDYIHRLCPSAEKVHHLLKEDEALINDHIALRTFNVAPLGIETLAKPFLELGYKACGDYLFESKKLVAKHYEHPDPKQPKVFISELKVEECSSELQQIVAKLVEQVDASKLQGHEFLFGGRQWDLSFADFQVLAKESEYASWLAAHGYGANHFTVSVNQLNNFDEVQAVNDYLSESGFTINASGGEVKGSPEVLLEQSSTMADKVPVSFVEGNEMIPGGFYEFAKRYAMVNGELYTGFVAASADKIFESTNG from the coding sequence ATGACGCCCGATCTACTCTTTAAATCACTATGGGACGATTACATTCACAGGCTGTGTCCATCGGCTGAGAAAGTGCATCACTTGCTGAAAGAAGATGAAGCGCTGATCAACGACCATATTGCACTGCGTACTTTTAATGTTGCCCCTCTCGGTATTGAAACACTAGCTAAGCCTTTCCTGGAACTGGGTTACAAGGCGTGTGGCGACTACCTGTTTGAGAGCAAGAAGCTAGTGGCTAAACACTACGAGCACCCAGACCCGAAGCAGCCAAAAGTGTTCATTAGTGAATTGAAGGTCGAAGAGTGTTCTAGTGAATTACAACAGATCGTTGCTAAGTTAGTTGAGCAGGTTGATGCAAGCAAGCTTCAAGGTCATGAGTTCTTGTTTGGTGGTCGCCAATGGGATTTGAGTTTCGCTGATTTCCAAGTACTAGCTAAAGAGAGCGAATACGCATCTTGGCTAGCGGCTCATGGATATGGTGCAAACCACTTTACGGTAAGTGTGAACCAGCTGAATAACTTTGATGAAGTGCAGGCGGTGAATGACTACCTGAGCGAGTCTGGCTTTACTATCAACGCATCTGGCGGTGAGGTTAAAGGCTCTCCAGAGGTCTTATTAGAGCAATCATCAACAATGGCAGACAAAGTCCCAGTTTCATTTGTTGAAGGCAATGAGATGATTCCAGGCGGCTTCTATGAGTTCGCTAAGCGTTATGCGATGGTCAACGGTGAGCTTTACACAGGTTTTGTGGCCGCATCGGCGGATAAGATCTTTGAGAGCACCAACGGTTAA
- the astD gene encoding succinylglutamate-semialdehyde dehydrogenase: MTQWIAGQWVAGQGDAMTSVSPYNNEVVWQGDSATPAQVESAVAAAREAFLVWKKLSFAEREAIVLNFAEKVKENSEEIAQIIAKETGKPIWETRTEAGAMAGKIAISIRAYHERTGEASREAAGNQIVLRHRPLGVMAVFGPYNFPGHLPNGHIVPALLSGNTVVFKPSEQTPWTGEFAMKLWQEAGLPAGVINLVQGAKETGIALADAKGLDGVLFTGSANTGHILHRQFAGQPGKMLALEMGGNNPMVISDQYGDADATVYTIIQSAFISAGQRCTCARRLYVPVGEKGDLLLDKLVAATQKIRVDQPFAEPAPFMGPQISEAAAKFILDAQANLQSLGGVSLVEAKAGQAAFVSPGIIDATNIADLPDEEYFGPLLQVVRYQSLEQAVELANDTRFGLSAGLVSTDDSEWEYFVDHIRAGIVNRNRQLTGASGDAPFGGPGASGNLRPSAYYAADYCAYPMASMEGGETQLPASFSPGIEL, from the coding sequence ATGACTCAGTGGATAGCAGGACAGTGGGTGGCAGGTCAAGGTGACGCCATGACATCAGTAAGCCCATACAACAATGAAGTAGTGTGGCAGGGTGATAGCGCAACACCAGCGCAGGTTGAATCTGCAGTAGCAGCAGCTCGTGAAGCCTTCTTGGTTTGGAAAAAATTGAGCTTTGCAGAGCGTGAAGCGATCGTGTTGAACTTTGCTGAGAAGGTAAAAGAGAACAGCGAAGAGATTGCACAGATTATTGCAAAAGAGACGGGTAAACCGATTTGGGAAACTCGCACTGAAGCGGGCGCGATGGCAGGCAAGATCGCCATCTCTATCCGTGCTTACCACGAGCGTACAGGTGAAGCTTCACGTGAAGCGGCTGGCAACCAAATTGTACTTCGTCACCGTCCATTGGGCGTGATGGCGGTATTTGGCCCTTACAACTTCCCAGGTCACTTACCTAACGGTCATATTGTTCCAGCTCTGCTATCGGGCAACACCGTAGTCTTCAAGCCTTCAGAGCAGACACCTTGGACGGGTGAATTCGCAATGAAGCTATGGCAAGAAGCGGGTCTTCCTGCTGGCGTAATCAACTTAGTGCAAGGCGCTAAAGAGACAGGTATCGCACTGGCTGATGCTAAAGGTCTTGATGGCGTGCTATTTACGGGTAGTGCGAATACTGGTCATATCCTGCATCGTCAATTCGCGGGCCAACCGGGCAAGATGCTGGCACTAGAAATGGGCGGCAACAACCCTATGGTGATCAGCGACCAATACGGTGATGCAGACGCAACGGTATACACTATCATCCAATCGGCGTTCATCAGTGCGGGTCAGCGTTGTACATGTGCTCGTCGCTTGTATGTGCCTGTTGGCGAGAAGGGCGATCTGCTTCTAGATAAACTGGTCGCAGCTACGCAAAAGATTCGTGTCGATCAGCCATTCGCTGAACCTGCACCTTTCATGGGCCCTCAGATCTCTGAAGCTGCAGCTAAATTTATTCTAGACGCGCAAGCTAATCTGCAATCGTTAGGTGGTGTCAGCCTAGTAGAAGCAAAAGCGGGTCAAGCGGCGTTTGTTTCTCCGGGCATTATCGATGCAACCAATATTGCTGACCTGCCAGATGAAGAGTACTTCGGTCCATTGCTGCAAGTGGTTCGTTACCAATCGCTAGAGCAAGCGGTCGAGTTAGCTAACGACACACGCTTTGGTTTGTCTGCAGGCCTTGTATCAACAGACGATTCTGAATGGGAATACTTCGTTGACCATATCCGTGCGGGTATTGTTAACCGTAACCGTCAGCTAACAGGCGCAAGTGGTGATGCACCGTTTGGTGGTCCGGGTGCTTCAGGCAACCTACGTCCAAGTGCTTACTACGCAGCTGACTACTGTGCTTACCCTATGGCTTCAATGGAAGGTGGCGAAACTCAACTACCAGCATCGTTTAGCCCAGGTATTGAGCTTTAA
- the astA gene encoding arginine N-succinyltransferase: MLVVRPIKLSDYDALHTCAVESGHGFTSLPVNEELLTNRITHSEYSFAKQDVTEPGDEGYLMVGFDTETGEVAGTTGIEASIGWDVPFYSYHISKVVHSSQKLGVNNVVKLLTFGNNYTGCSEICTLFLRPAFRGGLNGRLMSKCRFLIMSEHPERFSKTIFAEMRGVSDAEGNSPFWQWLQEHFFSIDFTLADYLTGIGKKGFIADLMPKLPIYVNLLSKEAQAVIGEVHDNTRPALKLLEREGFTNRGYVDIFDAGPTVECDLRNIESVRHSIRAQVQIAEHSSSKDFLIGNTSFENFRAVAAKGAYDQASDTVILSSEVASALEVKEGEFVRMLAQ; the protein is encoded by the coding sequence ATGCTAGTTGTTCGCCCAATAAAATTATCTGATTACGATGCGCTGCATACCTGCGCGGTTGAATCTGGTCACGGATTCACATCTCTTCCGGTTAACGAAGAACTGTTAACTAACCGTATTACTCACTCTGAATACAGCTTTGCCAAGCAAGACGTGACTGAGCCCGGTGACGAAGGCTACCTGATGGTTGGCTTCGACACAGAAACCGGTGAAGTTGCGGGTACGACTGGCATTGAAGCCTCAATTGGCTGGGATGTCCCGTTCTATTCGTACCACATCAGCAAAGTGGTTCACTCATCGCAGAAGCTTGGCGTGAATAACGTCGTGAAGCTGCTGACTTTCGGTAATAACTACACTGGATGCAGTGAAATCTGCACACTGTTCTTGCGCCCGGCTTTCCGTGGTGGATTGAATGGTCGTTTGATGTCTAAGTGTCGTTTCTTGATCATGTCTGAGCACCCAGAGCGTTTCTCGAAAACGATTTTTGCTGAGATGCGTGGTGTATCGGATGCAGAAGGTAATTCTCCTTTCTGGCAATGGCTGCAAGAGCATTTCTTCTCGATTGATTTCACGCTTGCCGATTACCTAACCGGTATCGGTAAGAAAGGTTTTATTGCTGACCTAATGCCAAAGCTGCCTATCTACGTGAACCTATTGAGCAAAGAAGCTCAGGCGGTGATTGGAGAGGTTCATGACAATACGCGCCCTGCACTTAAGTTGTTGGAACGTGAAGGTTTCACTAACCGTGGCTATGTCGATATCTTTGATGCAGGCCCAACGGTTGAGTGTGATCTAAGAAACATCGAATCGGTGCGTCACTCAATTAGAGCACAGGTTCAAATTGCAGAGCATTCTAGCTCTAAAGACTTCCTAATTGGTAATACCTCGTTTGAGAACTTCCGCGCAGTAGCCGCGAAAGGTGCGTATGACCAAGCAAGCGACACAGTGATTTTATCATCTGAAGTAGCGAGCGCTCTTGAAGTAAAAGAAGGCGAATTCGTTCGCATGTTGGCTCAGTAA
- a CDS encoding aspartate aminotransferase family protein — translation MTVENKVERSLFNEVMVPCYNPMEMIPVKGEGARVWDQQGREYIDFAGGIAVSCLGHCHPAMVNAVTEQANKIWHLSNVMTNEPALRLAKKLTDVCFAEKVFFANSGAEANEAALKLARRWAADVHGPEKSEIIAFKQGFHGRTFFTVTVGGQEAYSDGFGPKPGDVTHLPYNDIAALEAHISDRTCAIMMEPLQGEGGIISPTSEFVNTVRELCDKHNALLIFDEVQTGNGRTGNFYAYQGLGVTPDILSTAKSLGGGFPIGAMLTTTELATHLKVGTHGSTYGGNPLACAVAEAVVDVVSQPETLAGVKEREALFRDGLAKINDKYQIFSEVRGKGLLLGAALNEEWQGRARDVLVAAGEQGLMVLVAGANVVRFTPSLVITTQEIEEGLSKLDKAIATLV, via the coding sequence ATGACAGTGGAAAATAAAGTAGAACGTAGTCTGTTTAATGAGGTGATGGTGCCTTGTTATAACCCAATGGAAATGATCCCAGTAAAAGGGGAAGGCGCACGCGTTTGGGACCAACAAGGCCGAGAGTATATCGACTTTGCTGGTGGTATCGCTGTGAGCTGTTTGGGTCACTGTCACCCGGCAATGGTTAACGCAGTTACTGAGCAAGCAAACAAGATTTGGCACCTAAGTAACGTGATGACCAACGAACCTGCACTGCGTCTAGCGAAAAAGCTAACCGACGTATGCTTTGCAGAAAAAGTATTCTTTGCCAACTCTGGCGCAGAAGCGAATGAAGCTGCATTGAAGCTAGCTCGTCGTTGGGCGGCGGATGTTCACGGTCCTGAGAAATCTGAAATTATTGCATTCAAACAAGGTTTCCACGGTCGTACTTTCTTTACCGTAACGGTTGGTGGTCAAGAAGCTTACTCTGATGGTTTCGGTCCTAAACCGGGCGATGTGACTCACCTGCCTTACAACGATATTGCAGCGCTAGAAGCGCACATCTCTGATCGTACTTGTGCAATCATGATGGAACCTCTGCAAGGCGAGGGCGGTATCATCTCTCCAACGTCTGAATTCGTGAACACGGTTCGTGAACTGTGTGATAAACACAATGCACTGCTTATCTTTGATGAAGTGCAAACGGGTAATGGTCGTACCGGTAACTTTTACGCTTACCAAGGCCTAGGTGTGACACCAGATATTCTAAGCACGGCTAAATCTCTAGGTGGTGGTTTCCCTATCGGTGCAATGCTTACGACCACTGAACTCGCGACACATCTAAAAGTGGGTACGCACGGTTCTACTTACGGTGGTAACCCACTGGCGTGTGCTGTTGCAGAAGCGGTTGTTGATGTGGTTAGCCAACCTGAAACATTAGCTGGCGTGAAAGAGCGTGAAGCACTGTTCCGCGATGGTCTAGCTAAGATTAACGACAAGTACCAAATCTTCAGTGAAGTTCGTGGTAAAGGCCTACTACTAGGTGCTGCACTTAACGAAGAGTGGCAAGGCCGTGCACGTGACGTATTGGTAGCAGCAGGCGAACAAGGCTTGATGGTACTGGTTGCGGGTGCAAACGTGGTTCGTTTCACGCCATCACTGGTTATTACTACACAAGAAATTGAAGAAGGCTTATCAAAACTAGACAAAGCAATCGCTACGCTAGTTTAG
- a CDS encoding aminodeoxychorismate/anthranilate synthase component II: protein MLLIIDNYDSFTYNLYQYFCELGVTVKVVRNDEIDIAGIESLNPSHLVISPGPCTPDDAGISLQVIEHFVGKLPILGVCLGHQAIAQVFGGEVVRARQVMHGKTSPIRHNGKSVFQGLNNPLTVTRYHSLVVKNGTLPDCFELTSWTEFEDGSMDEIMGYQHKTLPIDAVQFHPESIKTEQGHQLLANFLAR, encoded by the coding sequence ATGTTACTTATCATCGATAACTACGACTCTTTTACCTATAACTTGTATCAGTATTTCTGTGAGTTAGGGGTAACTGTAAAAGTTGTTCGCAACGATGAGATTGATATTGCGGGTATTGAATCGCTAAATCCTAGTCACCTTGTTATCTCGCCGGGTCCTTGTACACCGGATGATGCGGGCATTTCTCTACAAGTCATCGAACACTTCGTTGGTAAACTGCCGATCTTAGGAGTGTGTCTTGGTCATCAAGCCATTGCCCAAGTGTTTGGTGGTGAAGTGGTGAGAGCCAGACAAGTGATGCACGGTAAAACCTCTCCGATACGCCACAATGGCAAGAGTGTTTTTCAGGGATTGAACAACCCATTGACCGTGACACGTTACCACTCACTCGTGGTGAAAAATGGCACGCTACCAGATTGCTTTGAACTGACGTCTTGGACGGAGTTTGAAGATGGCAGCATGGATGAGATCATGGGTTATCAACACAAAACCTTGCCGATTGATGCGGTGCAATTTCACCCTGAATCGATTAAAACAGAGCAAGGACACCAACTTCTCGCTAACTTCCTAGCACGCTAA